The following are encoded in a window of Dioscorea cayenensis subsp. rotundata cultivar TDr96_F1 chromosome 16, TDr96_F1_v2_PseudoChromosome.rev07_lg8_w22 25.fasta, whole genome shotgun sequence genomic DNA:
- the LOC120279090 gene encoding DNA-directed RNA polymerase III subunit RPC5 has translation MDIDGGEDCIIKEIDVFLNPSLDDQTKLYVMQYPLRPSWRPYEVNEKSKVKIDARQSKLEVDLNLDVGVNYDEDAADPLFEKKVTLSSSEVPFATQYAVGVLVGDKLYLNPLDRVVQFRPSMAHANSDGLQKKKKIVQEKASSSNNSLQNVDNTEDWVYLDYHAKGSPFSGAYQQRMVAEVHDPMQFVMSPCDYINSLCPVTSSDSKNTKGLSRRNLLMMPLEERLKKWFCEGPQINRFNALVHLAPNESINEVLKVIQQYADLVQGLWITKSSLLFKEEQARVRDYFLFLLSKNHVVPSSKITGTKFGEVSYLKEMMSQLAVKGPTNDWKLKDAPDSSFIERFPNIIKEQECAWSSREMHFLDLSAPAGKDKVLMTKSSLDSSGGVSRVANRSNDVSASTRTNALSIETRECLPKVVQQILRSQKVSSPKAIVQGLRELAKVLRAKPKDDRRYVAVSDAAVYAAKASFSELQVVLNQVAINIHGVYVAKSMGNSSIDPLRDVVIELFCHKEPQAKLKKQEVQQAAQIRLKRDITENEYFLVMKDLCDSKNGGVWVLKNGDRSPN, from the exons ATGGATATCGATGGTGGAGAAGACTGTATAATTAAAGAGATTGATGTCTTCTTGAATCCTTCTCTCGATGATCAGACCAAG CTATATGTTATGCAATATCCACTTAGACCTTCCTGGCGACCTTATGAAGTAAATGAAAAAAGCAAG GTTAAAATTGATGCTAGACAATCCAAACTTGAGGTTGATTTGAATTTGGATGTTGGGGTTAATTATGATGAAGATGCAGCAGACCCATTGTTTGAAAAGAAAGTG ACGCTATCTTCATCTGAGGTACCTTTCGCAACTCAGTATGCTGTTGGCGTTTTGGTCGGAGACAAG CTGTACTTGAATCCTCTTGATAGAGTGGTGCAGTTTCGACCTTCAATGGCACATGCAAACAGTGATGGGttgcagaagaagaagaaaattgtaCAG GAGAAGGCATCATCTTCAAATAATTCTCTCCAAAATGTAGATAATACTGAG GATTGGGTTTACCTGGATTACCATGCAAAGGGAAGTCCATTCTCAGGCGCATACCAGCAAAGGATGGTTGCAGAAGTGCATGATCCTATGCAATTTGTGATGTCACC GTGTGACTATATCAACTCCTTGTGTCCAGTAACATCATCAGACTCCAAGAATACAAAAGGTCTGTCAAGAAG GAATTTGCTTATGATGCCACTGGAAGAAAGGCTCAAAAAATGGTTTTGTGAG GGCCCTCAGATTAACCGATTTAATGCACTTGTGCATCTTGCTCCCAATGAATCAATAAATGAAGTTTTAAAGGTGATTCAGCAGTATGCTGATTTGGTTCAAGGATTGTGGATTACAAAAAGTTCTTTGCTATTCAAGGAGGAGCAGGCTCGTGTTAGGGACTATTTCCTCTTTCTGCTAAGTAAGAATCACGTAGTGCCCTCCAGTAAAATCACTGGAACAAAATTTGGTGAAGTTTCCTATTTGAAAGAAATGATGAGTCAATTAGCAGTTAAAGGTCCCACAAATGATTGGAAACTCAAAGATGCTCCTGATAGTTCCTTTATTGAAAGATTTCCAAATATTATAAAGGAGCAAGAATGTGCTTGGTCAAGTCGTGAGATGCATTTCTTGGATCTTTCCGCTCCTGCTGGGAAAGACAAAGTTCTGATGACTAAGAGTTCTCTAGATTCTTCAGGTGGAGTATCACGGGTTGCAAATAGAAGTAATGATGTCTCAGCAAGTACTAGAACAAATGCCCTGTCAATTGAAACCCGGGAATGTCTTCCTAAAGTTGTTCAACAAATTTTACGTAGTCAGAAGGTTTCAAG CCCAAAGGCGATAGTTCAGGGCTTAAGGGAACTTGCTAAAGTCCTACGTGCTAAGCCAAAAGACGATCGTCGATATGTGGCTGTCTCTGATGCTGCAGTTTATGCTGCCAAGGCATCTTTTTCTGAACTCCAAGTGGTTCTAAATCAAGTAGCAATTAACATTCATGGGGTATATGTTGCAAAGTCTATGGGTAATTCTTCAATTGATCCATTAAG AGATGTTGTTATTGAACTATTCTGCCACAAGGAACCTCAAGCAAAGTTAAAAAAACAGGAAGTACAGCAGGCTGCTCAGATTCGCCTCAAAAGGGATATCACtgaaaatgaatattttctG GTTATGAAAGACCTCTGTGATTCAAAGAATGGCGGCGTATGGGTCCTTAAAAATGGTGATCGGAGCCCAAACTAA